The Mangifera indica cultivar Alphonso chromosome 12, CATAS_Mindica_2.1, whole genome shotgun sequence DNA window aaaaagctcTAGCGGGGACCATTTTAGTCCAGTGCTATCAGTGTAATGCAGTAACATACAAACGAAAATACAACATTTAGACAAACCAATCTACACAATTTCTCATCTCAAATGGCAGATTTTTCTTTCACTAACATCACAAGGCAAAAACCTTTTTGCCCACGTGACAACGTAATATGATACAACCATTCAATGGAGCTGTTTTCTAATACATCAGGAAGAAAACATATTTGGGGCAGAATGGCTATCTATCTGTGGTGATACAGAGTGAGATAATCGTCAGAagttaaattgaaataattcaGATAGGATTTCATTCTTGTGTCTTTGGTCCATGTAATTTAGGGTTCTTTTGATAATAGACAACATCCCCAGTGTCACTAACATAGTGATCCCGTTTTAAGCTTCTTATGAGGCTTCCCAACAAGTGAAACGGCAGGGGTCCAGATTTCTTTGGCTCTCTGTAGTACTTCCCAAGCACAGGTTTAGCTGCTTCAGTCTGTAAAAGTCGAATACAAAACATTACAATTAAATCAGGATGGAGAGCAAAACCATCAAGAAAATTAGGATGTAAAAGCATAACTATGCTCACTGCTTCTATCAAGTGGTAGTGTGGGATTTGAGGGAAGAGATGATGAATCACATGGGTCCCTATATCGTGGTGAATGTTATTAATCCAGCCATAATCTTGATCAACTGTTGTAAGCCCTCCTCTCAGATAACTCCATTCCTATTTTATTAAACACAGAACTAAGATCAGCTACACCAATAAATTGTTAAAACACTAGATAGATGAAACAGTTATATCTGTTAGAATGATCAGAGAAGACAAGAGTGCAGTATCATACATTTCCACGGTACCAAGGAAGCTTGTCGTCGTGGCCATGGTGATGCAGATAAGTTACTAAATCCAACCACATGACGAATATCTGCATTTATGTGACAATTCAATTATTCgcatatgaaaattataaagataGAATCATAGAAACAGTTTAGCACAGAGAAATTGAACTTACCCAGTATGGAATGAAATAGAGCTTGAGCATCTGGAGAGGACCCATGGTGAAGGATAAACCAACAAGCAGTGCAGCCATTGCTGTCCAACAAGCAGTGGAAGTGATGATATCTCTCCGTTCACTTGGCACAAACAAATCACTTTCTGGGTGAAAATGAGACCCTTTCTTTCCAGGAGTTCTAGCCCACTATAATTGAAACCAGCATAACATTATAACACAGACTATCAAAATTCAGAACACAAATTAGAAGTTCGCAAAACATAATGGTTCAAAGTAGTTAAGAATTAAACAAAAGGCTTACCAGATAGATAGGGAAAGCAAGCATAGGAAAAGGCAAGGTGAACCTCAACATTCTTGTTGCATCATCCAAACTCTTGTAAATTTTCTCGGACAACTACAATAAACATAGAATTTGGATTCAATTATTT harbors:
- the LOC123192198 gene encoding omega-3 fatty acid desaturase, chloroplastic, whose product is MASLVLSECGVRPLPRIFAKPRTGFSKFGSFQVSKTHSFASSLNLLNGFNDRKWSLNVSVPLRGHEILSEEKINGFRDAEEEEEEGGNEFDPGAPPPFKLSDVRAAIPKHCWVKNPWRSMSYVVRDVAVVFGLAAVAAYFNNWVVWPLYWMAQGTMFWALFVLGHDCGHGSFSNNPKLNSVVGHLLHSSILVPYHGWRISHRTHHQNHGHVENDESWHPLSEKIYKSLDDATRMLRFTLPFPMLAFPIYLWARTPGKKGSHFHPESDLFVPSERRDIITSTACWTAMAALLVGLSFTMGPLQMLKLYFIPYWIFVMWLDLVTYLHHHGHDDKLPWYRGNEWSYLRGGLTTVDQDYGWINNIHHDIGTHVIHHLFPQIPHYHLIEATEAAKPVLGKYYREPKKSGPLPFHLLGSLIRSLKRDHYVSDTGDVVYYQKNPKLHGPKTQE